Sequence from the Ziziphus jujuba cultivar Dongzao chromosome 9, ASM3175591v1 genome:
GGTAAGTAACCAGAAAATGATTTTCAAgggctgaattttttttttttaaacatataattttacttAGTAAAATTTTCTAGTTAATTGCAAGATATATGGAGACTACATAAAGAAAAATTAGGTGTCAAGCTAATTCATAATTAAGTTAATAACACAAATATATTGCTaattgaatttttcaaaaaaaagaaaaagataaaataaaattgcatggtctttttttctttttttttttggtggggggtGAGGAATAAAAACTGCATTTATATTAGTTTTGCTCTGAATGTTTATTTTAGTCATCAAGtgctattttttaattgataatctCAAGATATTTACAaagctatatatacatataaatatatatatatatatatatatatatatttaaaaaaagttttaaataaaaatataattactttattagatAATGTACTAACTTTATTTGGGGATCAAAatgtcatttaaaaaaatattaactaaataCCTAAAAAGATATTAATGGAATGtatataaacaataatattagagttatcaaaatattcatcaacTTTGTTTACCAAATACAATaacatttaattgatttattttttatttatttatctatttaaatgtttaattttttatatttaaattatatactaataatattttaacacgtgtgatttaataaatatataaaacataaaaaatgaaaaatcttccctcaatatataaatataaaaactgaaaaacctTCCCTCACCAGCACCAGGGAACATAGAAATCTCATGAAGCACTTACCTTTTACAACCCATTTAGCAAAATCCTGCCTATAATAGTTCTCTtatatcttttctttcttcttgttttttttttttttttttaattttcttcaaattatTTGAAAGAAGTAAGTAGTCCCTGCAGTGTCATGGCTGCTATAGAAATCTTGGTAATTATATCTTCCTCTTCAAGGAAAGCCCAAAACCACTCAAACTATCACCATgaacacaaaaagaaaagaaccatCTAAATCAGTCCAACCGACTAAAATCTAAAATCTAAAACTATAGTCTGTACAAACATCATGGAAATAAAATTACagtgaaataaatatataactaatCAGTAAGCCAGAATGCTATGTTTGATAGGAAAAAAGATCTCTGTGTCAAGCTTGCTTCCTCAAAAGTGAACAAATCTTAATAGGATCCTAgcgataaataaaacataataggAAATTGATCTCAATGAGTTGAATCATGAAATTCTGCTCAAGTTTGGATGATACTTGAAAATTAAGCCGGCTTGAAAACAAGGTcaacaaatgaaaaataaattcatcgGAGCCaagtacaaaaaaattattaaaattttatttcaaagtaTTATAAATACAATTTGGAAACTTCCATTTCCCAACACcttccaaataataatacttttttttatttaattttacttaaCAATAAGAAAAGAACATGTCACATGTTATTGAATAACATATGGATCATAAATGATTTTCTTAAACTGACAAGACACTAAACATATTTAATCATAAAAATTTACATACTTTTTTAAACTTATTGATGCACTGTATTTTCAATCATTACATTCTGTTGCTCGCATTTAGCAGCAATACAAGCAAATTTCTTTCGGTTAAttcttatttatgaattttaggGTTATTGACACTATAGAATATGAATATACTCCATATTAACTTATTAAATTCACGTACAAGATACATACATCCCATGTTGTATGTTGTAACAACTacatgtttttcaaaatttcaacggAGGAGGCTTCCTAATTTTAGTGGCTTGCTCAAAGGCATAAGCAATTTCAATAAGTTTTTGTTCTGAACCCCTTAGGCCCCCAAAGCAAATGCCAAACGGGACACCATCTTTGTATCCTGCAGGGACTATTATCCCGGGGAAACCCCCCAGAGCAAGTGGTGTAGAAAGAATATCAAATGGATCACCAGCCACCAATGCATCTAGCTTATTCTTTTTCATCACCTTCTCAAACCCATTTTTTGACAAGCGTGCAATTGAAGAAAGTGCTGCCTTCTCTGCATTTCCCATTCCATTTGTGGCTTCGGCAGTTAAAAATAGGTTTTGTCCATACTGCTTCACTTTTTCCTGCATTGTCCAAGTAAATTACAATGCCATGTTTCAGATGGGAAATTCTATGGATCAACAAACAATGCATACCTAAAGGGGATAACCCCTAATATAGACCTGTTTACAATGCAAGACTAGAATGGATTGTTTAAGGTTTAGATATCAAATCAGACTAAACTTGAACTAGTTCAATCCAATTTTAATCATGTCTAGTTAAGTCTTGCGTTTTCAAATGGGAATAGGATTAAATCATGTTTGATTGgaccaaatttaaaaacaatttaatacagTATAATCATACATTTTAAATAAGCAACATATAGGCATGAATTGTGTACTtacttttttgcttttgttgttgAAGGCAATGACATCTGCCAAGGACCGCACTGGTGAAGTCACAAGCTCTTTTAAGTATGCGTTTAGGGATATTTTGAACTCAGCAGACAACGCAGTATTTTCGGCTGCGGAGCTAAAGATCTCCCCTACGTTGTCTAGTTTCAGATGGTCTACCAAGATTCCACCTTCTCGCCTATATTAATCAGTACCAAGTTCATCAGAATACATTAAAATACAGAGGAGTAGAAGTCATTATTCCACACAAAGCTATCTCAAAATCCAGGCATTATTCATAAGGTATTAGATTATATATTAGTTGTGACCTTAATGTCTTGAAATGTAGCTCAAATGTTTGAGCCAGAAAAGTGTCGTTGCCAAAATCAAAGAAGGGATCCTTGACCATTCCAATTCTCTTTCCTTTGAGTCCGTCGCGTCTGAGAAACTGTGCATAGCCACCTTTAGGAATGTATTTGGACATCTCAATTGTTGCAATGTCGATTTGATCGATGCCAACAATGGCATCGAGAACGTGAACGGCATCTGATACAGTCCTACAAATTGGCCTAGTTCCATCCAACACCAAGGAAAGCTGCATATGTTATTTGAAAAACCAAATGGCATGGAAAAACTATATCTTCtctgagaaaaacaaaaaaaaaaaaaaaaaaaaaaaaaaaaaaaaagaaaggatttttttttttttattgttttattgttgtaattattattgaaatttgtaGAAGCTAGGTAAAGAGAAAACCAGTGGAGTGCATTTAATTTTACACTTACCCAACGCTGTCCTGCCTTGGGGAGATGGGAACAACCCCAGCTCGACTAGTGAGACCCACTGTTGGCTTGATTCCTACCACAGAGTTCAAATTGGCAGGACATAAAATTGAGCCATCTGTCTCGGTTCCCAGTGACACTGCTGCCAAATTTGCAGCTACTGAGATGGCGGATCCACTGCTCGATCCACAAGGTCTAGCCAATAGATTATAAGGGTTCTGCATGTAACAATTTCGTTATAATGCCATCATCAAAGCAGAGTATATGAAACAGGGTATGTACACTgcactttggtaattttttatactacagtgaaaaaaaaaataccaaaacatgAATCAAAACccatataatagtaataatatttgaatattggttatattataataatatttgaatattgGTTATGTCTGTGGACTAATGTTAAATTCACCAGCCCTTGGCCACCTCTGGCACTCCAACCACCAGGTGCATTGTCGGACCTAAAATGTGACCACTCGCTCAAGCTTGCCTTTCCCAGTATGATAGCCCCAGCTTGCCTCAATTTTGTGACCACACCAGCATCACGAGGCACAATGGAGCCCAGCAGTGCATATGAGCCAGCTGTGGTGTTCAATTTGTCTTTGGTGGCAATATTGTCCTTCACCAGTATTGGAATTCCATGCAGATTAGAGTGTGTCACCGGTGCTTTAGCCTTTCGTTCCTGGTCTGCCTTATCCGCCAAGTAAAGCGCATCTGGATTCACTTCTATTACCCCCTTAAGCACCGGGTTCAGTCTCCGGATTTCTCTAAGGTAGAACTCCACGAGTTGCCTGGAAGTCAGTCTGTTTTGCTTGAATGCCAGTTGGAGATCTTCCACTGTGGCTTCTCTCAGTGCCATTCCATGGCTCTTTACAATGTTGGAAGCAACAAGAATCAGAAGCAGGGATAACAAGGAAAAGAGTATGGTTAGCAGTGCCATGGAAGCAATGTTTCGGCTGACTCACTGAGTCAATCTTGGAAGAGAGTAGAGTAGAAGTGGGTTAATTTAAGCTTGCACAATTGGATTGAATACTATATGGCGAATATGCATATGTGTCGGTCGCGTTATATATACTTGTGGTtatacttattttaaaaaatatatatatatatatattaaaaaaaaaaacttgtggtTGTATTATATTCAGCCTAACAGGTAAGTTGCACATGGCTGGCTGCTTGGGGATTCGACTTCCATCCTGGAATAGGTTCCTCTTTGTTTGTTAAAATAAAGGATTTCACGttggataaataatataatgtcATATGTATGAGTAAATTTAAACTATTAGATTGTTTTACTTAactgaaataaaatttatcaacattaataattagaatagttttggaaaataaataatatagttgATAGTTTCTATATTTATGGCTTATTTCTTTAATCCTCttgattaatattaaatataaatatcttctaaataaatactaaatacaaaagtatttttatacatatggataaattttaaaaaattagtcttatataaatttctaaattatTGAGCCACCGAAAACTGTAAATCAAAATCTTTATATtatgattttctttaaaaaaaaattaaagtttgttgaattattatttttttaaagaaagtttGATGAATTATTCATGGTtgataaatcataaaatttcattatggttgtttatatcttttaattttttgaaatatataatctcttaaaatttaaataggaaaacgaattttttttttaaataatttttaagataaCATAGAGGAATTTGATGTCATTAAAGGTTATTTGaagtttagaaaattatttccTTCTAAGTAAAATAAATGGATTTAGTTCTAACGATTggataaatataatatgatgTAACATGAAATGCTTAAATCAACTTGAAATCTTCCATTTTCGTAGAAATTGAAAGGATCCATGTCCCTTTCATCATCCTTttgttctttattatttttcagttGTGCaatattcattcatatattgaaTATAAATGAACACTATACATATACTATGTTAACTCTAAATTGAAGGGAAGGAGGGCGACTTGAACCCACATATTTAAAGAACATTGCACTGGATCAAATCCCACAGaattatcatatttatatagattACAAAATGcggaaaaaaaatatagctAGTTTGCATTAGACCACCAAAGCCAGAGTCAGAAAAGGCTTTTTAATTACATCAACGAGTCCTTTGGATTTCGCAGTTGGTGATAGGAAATCGGCAACCAGTATCGACCGACGCTAAAGTGAAGTTGAATTATTGCTTTCATACACGAGGAATTTGTGCTTAAAAGTTGTgtgaaacacacacacaataattttgtcaccaagaaaaaaaaattttgatggcCCACTTGTTGTCAGTCTGATTTTAgtgtggcaatttgaaaatgttatgatttaaaaaaaaaaaaagaattaactgATGTTATGCATTATGCATCAGTGGTTATGCAGCAACaaatgtaacttttttttttctgtttttttcttttttggtaataacaaCGAATGTAATTTTGTCCTGTCTATGCTCGAAGAGCGATATGTAATTTAAAAAGTGTTTCTATTATGAGATTCGACTTTATAGGAATGGTAATGGATCCGATCcaaaaaagtggaaaaaattATGGCCATTAGATTTAAACTGCAAGACACGGACGACTCAGATTTAAAATTCCCTCGTGTGAGAAAAATTGTCAAAATTCCCTTTCCACTCGACACCATGGCTTCCGCTTGGCAGTAATTGAAACACTTTTGGCAgccagaaccaaaaaaaaaaaaaagggggaacaaCAATGTTCATTTCCTGCTCTTGGCAGCAAGAACACCTCCAGGTTCCACCATATTCACAAGCTTTGTTTCCTCCTCCAGACTAAAGTACTCTACGTTTATGCTGCTATCTTCGTTTAACAGAACACCTACTACACGATGTTTTGATTTCTCCATTGACAAACTGGGTTTCACTTTTGCAAAGAGAAAcagatggaggaaaaaaaaaaagaaaaaaagtgaagcACTTTTGGCACCCCACCCTCCTAATCCATGCCCAAACCTGTTGAATTCAAGCCTAATACATTTATTCATGTGTGCCTGACATTTCCTAAAGATGCAATTAAATGAAGAAGCAAtagaattgataaaaataaaaaaataaaaaaataaaaaagtggagCACTTTTGGCAGCCCACCCTCCTAATCCATGCCCAAACCTGTTGAATTCAAGCCTAATACATTTATTCATGTGTGCCTGACATTCCTAACGATGCAATTAAATGAAGAAGCAATAGAATTGATAAAAGTACCACCAAATGAAAAGTTTACAACAAAACGTTGGTgctgaattttttgttttttttttgttttttagttttattccttctctttctttctcattcTTTCTTCACCTCCATATCTTCCTAACCTCTCCAAATAttctaaacatttttttttccatcactTATGGATGATTGAAATTCAATTCCTTACCCTCACAAcccaatttttaaaatgaaaaaatagatTTTCAGCCATGGTTTTCTGAAAACCGCagccaaaaagaagaaaagatgaTACTTTTCTGTAATAATGATGGCTATTATTAACGTTTTTAGtgatgctttttaaaaaaataaaaaacattgctAAAAACGTTTATAATAGCCGATGCTTTTACAGAAaagcattgttttttttttttccttttgacaatgatttttaacaaaaccattgttaaaaatcttttttttttaattttaaaaattgggtTGTGAGGCTAGGGAATTGAATTTTAATCATCCATAGgtgatggaaaaaagaaaaacgtttAGAATATTTGGAGAGGTTAGGAAGATATGGAGGTGAAGAAAgaatgagaaagaaagagaaggaataaaacttaaaaaaaaaaaaaaaaaaatcgacgcCAACGTTTTATTGTAAACTTTTCATTTGGTGGTGCTTTTATCATTTCTATTGCTTCTTCATTTAATTGCATCATTAGGAAATGATAGGCTGATGCAGCTGCAATATATTAGTTTCCTGTCTAAACGCAgtgttttatttccttttacttttCCTTGCTGATATggcttgttttgttattttaattgctGAGGTGGCTTCATGCCTTTTAACATTTCACCCTGCGCGGTGACAAAGAGGGATATAAACAAAGTAGTTGTAAAAAAAGACAGATTTGGTAATTTCTGGAAATAGACTGAAAATGCTGGTTTTCTCTCATTCTTCGTGACTCATGCTGGAATTGGACCAGAGTTGGATCTGGACAGGAATGAGAGCCTGAGATCTGCTCCTTGGTAATTCCCTCTAGGATTTTCTgcatcaaattggtatcagagcccacAGGTCCCAGGTTATCCTCTCTGAAATTTCCATGGCTGGTTCCGGTGAAAGCTCTCAACGAAATTCTGGCGAGGACCCAAGCTCGAAAATGCTCTTATCTGCTGTGGCTAAGTTAGATCAGAAATTCGACACCCTTTCTAATGAGATTCGGCAACTCTGTGCTGCAATACATTCTGGTCTGACATTGAAATCTGGAACTGCTGGTTCTCATCTCCCAGAGCACTTCGGCGACCGATCTGCAGCAACACAGATGCCACAGACGCCCATTCCTTTGGCACATCCAGCAGATCCACTCCTCCAAGATTCGCCTCCTCCTCGAATTCCCAGAACTCAACACCGTCAATTTCTGGATGTTCAGCAACGTATTCCACTCTCAATCGACTCGGACTCGGAAGATGAGATGGAGACAATGGCCATGAATCGAGCCCCTCAAGCTGGTCCTAACAGGTATGCTCGAGACCACCAACCTTCAGACTACCGAATTAAAGTTGATATTCCAAATTTTGATGGGTCTCTGAATATTGAGGATTTTCTTGATTGGGTACAAACTGTTGAGTCTTTCTTTGAGTATATGTCCATACCGGAGGATAAACAGGTTCGTTTAGTGGCTTACAAATTCCGTGGGGGAGCCTCGGCATGGTGGGAACAGGTTCTGAGTAATAGACGAAAACAAGGAAAGGGTCCGATACAATCGTGGTCACGGTTACGCCGAATGTTGCGAGCCAGATTTCTCCCCGTTGATTTTGAGCAAATCCTTTACCAGCAGTATCACCATTGCCACCAAGGTAACCGTTCTATTAGTGAGTATACTGAAGAATTTTATAGACTCAGTGCTTGGGTGAACTTGAATGAAAATGAAGGCCAACTAGTTGCTAGATATGTGGCTGGGTTACTTACTCCAATTCAAGAAAGAATAGAGCTTAGTCCTGTGTGGAATCTGAGTGAAGCTGTCAATTTAGCTTTCAAGATTGAAAAGCAAATTGAAAGGCATGTAACTAAAACATCAGCTAAGTGGAAACCCATGAGTGAATTGTACCCACCAAAAATTAAATCACTATCACCAGCAGCACCTTACCAAAAGGCCACCCCTGCTGATAATTCCATGAAAAATACCAGCAAACCCCAAAACCAACCCAACAGACCTTCAAATCCTTATGCCCGAAACTTTCCACTCAAGTGTTTCAAGTGTGGCCAGCAGGGTCACAAATCTAATGAATGCCCACTGCGTAAACAGGTTAATATAGTGGAGACTCAGGACGATTCGGGAGAAGAGTTTGCCACCGTGGGGGATGAAACCGAGTTGGTGGATGAAGACCAAGGTGAACCAGTTATTTGCATCATCTAGAAGCTATTGTTCTCTCCTAAACACCCCATGGAGCCTCAACGacattcaattttcaaaaccaaatgTACTATCAACAAGAAGGTGTGTGAGGTGATTATAGACAGCGGGAGCAGCGAGAACATAGTGTCCAAGTCCTTGGTTAAAGCCTTGAAGCTTCCTACTATGAGTCACCCGAATCCTTACAAGGTGGGTTGGATTAAAAAGGGCATCGAAACCAAGGTCACTGAGCTGTGTAAAGTTCATTTCAGTATAGGAAAATATTATGCCGATGAGGTTGTTTGTGATGTTGTGGAGATGGACGCATGCCATATTCTCTTAGGCCGACCTTGGCAGTTCGACAACTCTGTAACGCATGATGGTCGACAAAACACACATTCGTTTCAATGGAATGGGAAGAAAATTGTCCTACTCCCTTCCAAGCCCTAAAATGACCCTACTCTGCTGCCCACATCTGGAGTATCACCAGAACAACTTTCGGGAAAGGGTCCTATACTTTTAACAACCTCGGGAAAACATTTTGAACTTCAAGCTAAACACTCACAGATTTGTTTCGGTA
This genomic interval carries:
- the LOC107427584 gene encoding probable amidase At4g34880, yielding MALLTILFSLLSLLLILVASNIVKSHGMALREATVEDLQLAFKQNRLTSRQLVEFYLREIRRLNPVLKGVIEVNPDALYLADKADQERKAKAPVTHSNLHGIPILVKDNIATKDKLNTTAGSYALLGSIVPRDAGVVTKLRQAGAIILGKASLSEWSHFRSDNAPGGWSARGGQGLNPYNLLARPCGSSSGSAISVAANLAAVSLGTETDGSILCPANLNSVVGIKPTVGLTSRAGVVPISPRQDSVGPICRTVSDAVHVLDAIVGIDQIDIATIEMSKYIPKGGYAQFLRRDGLKGKRIGMVKDPFFDFGNDTFLAQTFELHFKTLRREGGILVDHLKLDNVGEIFSSAAENTALSAEFKISLNAYLKELVTSPVRSLADVIAFNNKSKKEKVKQYGQNLFLTAEATNGMGNAEKAALSSIARLSKNGFEKVMKKNKLDALVAGDPFDILSTPLALGGFPGIIVPAGYKDGVPFGICFGGLRGSEQKLIEIAYAFEQATKIRKPPPLKF